The Biomphalaria glabrata chromosome 1, xgBioGlab47.1, whole genome shotgun sequence sequence CACCTTGTTTAACTTGAACCAGAATTTGGGCAAAGACAAAACCAACTGCCACACGTCCATTGAAGAACATGTGGTATTCCTGAACGAGCGGAGCAAGTCGTCCACAACGATGGTCAGGCGACACAGTTCAATGACCAGGAAGAAACAGTTCATGGAGAACACATACAGGATGGAGCCAAAGCCTGGTCAATATTTTATCTGGTGGAAGGTAGGTTGGACTGGTCAGTATTTTATCTGGTGGAGGATTTAATTGACTGGTCAGTATTTTATCTGGTGGAGGATTTGGTTGACTGGTCAATAGTTTATCTTGTGGAGAATTTGATTGACTGGTCAATAGTTTATCTGGTGAAAGGTATGATGGACTGGTCAATATTTTATCTGGTGGAAGGTATGTTAGACTGGTCAGTATTTTATCTGGTGGAGGATTTGATTGACTGGTCAATAGTTTATCTGCTGAAAGGTATGTGTGACTGGTCAATATTTTATCTGGTGGAAGGTATGTTAGACTGGCCAATATTTTATCTGGTGGAGGATTAGATTGACTGGTCACTAATTATCTGGTGGAGGATTTGATTGACTGGTCAATAGTTTATCTTTTGAAAGGTATGTGTAACTGGTCGATATTTTATTTGGTGGAAGGTGTGTGGGAGTGGTCAATACTTTTTATGGTGGAGGATTTGATTGACTGGTCAACAGTTTATCTGGTATGGAGTTGTTTGTCTGGTGGAAGGTTTGTGTGACGTTTATCTGGTGGAAGGTTTGTATGACTTTGTTTATCTGGCAGAAGTTTTGTATGGCAAACATTAGTTTGGAGAAGAGTTTGTCGAACAAAAGATGTTCTGTGGAAAATTTGGAACCACAAAAGCAAAACCTGTGAAAGTTGTGTGCGGTGGCAGTGATCAATCTGTGGGGAGTTAGACTAACAAAAACTGATCATGTGATGCACGGAGtggcaaatattttatttggttgaAGGTTTGAGTGACAATAATTCAGTTAGTGTAGGGTAGCATAAGGTACACAGACAGtgattaagtagatctagaaagtaTTGTGTGCCAGTTAAAAGTTCATGTCTTTGATATAACGTTAGGTAAGGAATGCCATCAACAAGCTGCTGACGCCTGTCTTCGACAACTTAAAATACGACGCCAAGATAGCACCAACTCTGTGCAAGACTATTTCTAGCAAATGTGTTAGTCTGGTAAGTAGTCTCGGAAAAGTGAATATGTTCGTCTGGTACGTAGTCTCAGAAAAGTGAATGTGTTAGTCTGGTACGTAGTCTCAGAAAAGTGAATGTGTTAGTCTGGTACGTAGTCTCAGAAAAGTGAATGTGTTAGTCTGGTAAGTAGTCTCGGGAAAGTGAATGTGTTAGTCAGGTAAGTAGTCTCGGGAAAGTGAATGTGTTAGTCAGGTAAGTAGTCTCGGGAAAGTGAATGTGTTAGTCAGGTAAGTAGTCTCGGGAAAGTGAATGTGTTAGTCTTGGAAAGTGAATGGCTAAATAAAAAGTTGAGATTATCTCGCACCTCAGAAAAACAATTCCATCGTAATCTTGATTGACTGGTAAGCACAGAATTGTTTTGTACACATTTACTATGGGCCCCTGATCTTAATCAATGAGATCTGGAAACATCCAAGGAATAATAGATGGGATAAAGCCCTCTCATGTACCGCTCCTCATTTCGTGTTCAGTCTTATTGATAGTTACATACATCTGCTTGCAATCTTTTCTGAAGACGTCTTTTATTTGGCCATTACAAGTTAGaggcagatctagatctaggttgcTCATTTCTAGCTACCTACAGTATTTTGCTTAACAGTAATTACACAGAAGGTTTGATAAGTGCTCTTTGATGTCTGACCTATATATGTAATTTGATAAACATTTGATGATTCCTTCCACATCTAAGGAGTCAAGTcgcccctccctcccccccccccccgcttgcGATCTACTCAGcgaaaaatttgattttaaactttctttCCCGGACCAGATCAGACGACGCTTTGATTATCCCCGCTATCGTTTTGTGTGTCACGTGACCTTGGTGCAGCTACGTCGACAGGGGATTATCATCAGTGACCGCAGCCTGTGGAACACAGCAGTGGACAACTATGCAGTATGTCTGTTCAAAAACAGAACAGCAGTGTGTGTGGTGACACTGCATGGAATTTATATGGAGTAGAGCATACACATTTGGAATAACAATCTCAGCATAGTGAGATTAACTTATCTCACCATAAAaactatctatcttatcttaccataaaaaaaaagactattttatttacagtcCAAACATGGGATTTTTAATCtttaaagaactttttttttccaatgtaaaattagttatttttttaagtcttcCAGTCCAAACAATAACTTTTGTTACATCACATCAAATtgaaagtaacattttttttgtgtgtgtctaatAATCCAGAGCATAATATCTTGTTCAGCCTTTACTGAGAAGAAACTACTCTCACCATGTAGGCCCATGTTTTGAATGAAACACAtgcaaaaaatatttgatttcaaattTACTTTCAATCAAGTTGTACATTTTGTTGAACTGTACCTTGCATgtgagtgaaacaaaaaaaacaaatgatgcATATTGTAGTCAAATCTATTAAAAGCTAGTATTGTGTGTCAACAGAGTTCGCTTTTATCTATTTAGACAATCATTATCTCAATATACATATCTGTtggcacattttatttttaaataagatttgcTATGGCAGCATATTAACAAACATTAAATTCAAGATTTTTctaaaatttcaataaaatgtttaataacaAAGTTTTCTGCACTTTCATTTTGTCTGGtcgaaacatttttgttttcacaaacACATTGCAGTTAGAGAGCAGAGCATAAAAGATAACAATAAGAAACAACAACGAAATATGAAAGAGGCCAACTACGACCCCACTCTTTCCTTATTGGCAGACCCCACTCTTTCTTCATTGGACGACCCCACTCTTTCCTCATTGGACGACCCCACTTTTTCCTTATTTCCAACACTTCTGTTGAGTGTGGTTTAGATTTACCTACAGATACAATTAGTTCCGTAGGAGAGTAGAGTTTTGTCAGCTCTacttatatttcaaaataaaatgcttaCAAATCATAACCCAACCGGGGGTATTCAAAAATATGAcaacaaatttgtaaaaagctGTTTTTTAAATGCCAGTAATGGAAAAATGTATGACTTTTTATAAGTTGAATGTAAATAAAACTGATTAGTTCCCTTCATCTCAGTGATTTTACAATCATCTAGAATTATAAACAACACCTACAAGAGAAACACGTCCTCAAGTGCATAATAAATCAAATATTCACAATAATGCAACTATACCATAATTTTTCAATGCATGCCAAACATGTACAAAGCTGACCATTAAATGTGTTATGCAGCACTGGAAAAACTCAATGACCACATTAAACAGAAGATGATTATGATCTCATTGATGAGAACATGCTAATACAATGAAAGCCAGGATACCATGGTTCTAACATTGGTCTATAGTAGCATCACAAACTGTACATGGTGCAAAGTACACTGGCCTAGATAAACATTGACTAAGATAACTGTTAgatactaaaacaaaaaatgttttgtttataggGTATTGGAATGATAGAACCAATTATAAACCAAACTGGGATcatatttaaaatcttttaaaactaaactaaTATCCAGGTAAATATGTGAAACATTTTTTGGTTAAAAGAAGAAGTTAAAAGAATTAGTGTTGCTTATAGAAACACTGTTTGTCTCCAATCCTGACATctatttgtttaataaaatagtATTCCAACTCAAATCTGTTTAGAAATAATATCTGACTGGAGGTCCAGGTACATCTTCTCCATCATCCCCATCAAATGATACTACTAGATCCACATACTGCTGGTCTGCTACTGGTTTCAACAGTTTGGTCATTCTGAAAGcaaaaggtaatttttttttaaaaactagttCACTGGCTCAATGACAATGGGTAAAAGATAAGCTGTCCCTCTAacattgatttcaaacaaaatcaCTTACTGCATTGGAAGTTTTTTATTGTGTCCAGGCATAAAGGGCATGTAGATAATTTTCACCCCCTGAACTATAGAGCTGGCTTCAAAACCAAACTTCTCCTGTAGAGTTAAGTTCAAATAGAGGTTTTTGACTACTATAGTACTagtttgagatttttttttcacatgcaTAATGTAAGTTCATTATGATTGATCTTTATGTGTATAATGTTCCCAATAATTTGCCTCTAACTACAAGAagtatttagaaatatttacaattattgtCATTCTACATTACAAATGTTGTGACTTACCTTACATTGATCAATAAAGTTCTGCAAAGTAAAATTTTCTGAGCCTCTGATTTCCCACTTGTCCCAAATTGTGACACTTAAACCTTCCCTATATTGGAGAGAATCAAACAGAgactaaagagaaaaaaaaagtagcttatagcaaataataataataactataataaCACCCGAAGTCTAGACATGTCTCTGAACAATCTCTAAATGATTCCATGATAACAATGACAATTCATTGGCTGCTGAAGAGATTGCCAGGAAAGCACAAAAATCAAACTTTTATTTCTTTGCAGTTGAAATTTTTTTGGACAATAATTGTTAATGCTAGAGAAATTTAGGAACTAAATGTGTAAAGAACAATTTAGGTGATAAGATTATGTGATAACAAGGTGGTAGTGATGTTTCTCCCTTGTCTGCCTATTCTGATCAATTGGGCACAATTTCTGAGTAGgtcaaagaaaaaattaattaagattACTAGAAACACTTCAAGTTAGGATGGCCAGaccagtctagatataaataaGTCTAACTGGCAAGCATGAAAGAGCGTTCTGAGAAAGGGTCAAAAGTTACTGTGGCTTCTAGAAagtcattttaaatattataaaagaaaGACCAGTGTGCCTCAATTCTATTCAGTCAGTCAAGCCTTCTTCTTGTAAGTTAATAGTACTAACATTTATTTAGTTTCTATTACATTTATTACTGTCAATTTTGATTTCTTCAATCAGTTGGATTGAGAATTTGGGATTaactattttatataaatattacagaTGGAAGATATTTCCAGATGTAAAACACATTATATattcaacattttaaattttagcaaataaatagtttgttttttttttggagctattggattttgttttgttttgtccaCCCAAATTAACTGGATTTGCTTTAaaacagttgaaaaaaaaaagataaaagtagcAGTTTAAAAAGTCAAGATAAATAATTCCTTTCCCTAGATATTTCTCACTTACATACTTATAGTCTGAACATCTTACACAGTGAAgcccagaatgaaaaaaaaaatgaaaaaaaaaggtacaaaacACAAGCATGTACCTAAGCACAGTCCTAACAACTGGTCCAGGCTCTGAAAGCAGGATGACTGGAAGGGCTAAGTTCAGGAAACAATTTTTGAGTTTCTCTAGTGGCATATGTTGCAGGACTTTAATCATCTCTACTGTGACTAGACCTGAGACAGTTGCTGTCGTGGTGGCTATGGCTGGAACTATGCGACCAGCTATTTTCTTGATTTTAAATCTGTCCCCAATTGCTATACCATACATTTGAGCTCTGAGGTTctagaaaattaaaattgttaaaacaaaacttttggctggtttataaataaaaacaaattaaatacaagACTGGATATCAATCACATTACCATCTTTcaacaataaagaaaacaagttaACCTTAAGTGACCTAAATTACTTGTTAACAATCATATAAATGATTATGATACCATAGCTCAAAATCACTAATTAGTCTCTTTATGCTGTTCAAGCTCTGTTTAGTTACCAAGATGTAACAACCAAATACCAATACCAAAAATCAGAACAAAGAAAAGTttgttaagaaaataaaaaataaagacagCTAATGTTTAAAGGGGAATAGTATAAGTTGacaataaaaaattttgttttgaaaatggaAAGTAATTatgtacattattattattatttttccaacTAATACTAACTTTTAAAGCTACAGCTGCCTGATTATTATCCTTAGTTTACttacaatctaaatctaaaatacttaaaaaaacaaaaacaaatatatatatgttgagGAAAACTTAGCAACAATTAGCAATATAtatcatgaaaaaaaagttttaaaaattttgattaatttttcattaatatttctttgtaattttttaaaaactaaactgTCTGCTAGAAATGAAAGGAAAATGTTCTTTTAAccagttaaagaaaaaaaaaggagtataACAAAGGACATTTCTCAGCCACAACTTAGATCAATCCAATTGTTTCCTATTGGCACACATGACATATTAATTTTATGGTACAACTAATATATGCACAAAGTATACCTGACTTAGATCAATCTAATGTCTCAAAAATGTTTAAGTGCTTACTAGACATAGAGCAATTAGCTTCATAGCTATGTACTGTGTAGTGGGCTATACAAATAATTGGATTCCTTGCATCTCTACAAACTTACTGTGGTTGAAGTAATAAAGTCAATGTGACCATTGCTGTCATTGTCTTTCTCAAACTCAAGAGGAGTTAAGGAACTTGTGTCTGATGAGCATCAGAAAAGATCATTTCAATGGGTGCGCTAGTTGTTTAATAAGATGGATATTGTGCATATTTGAAACaagaatacatttaataaaacagaaaagaaataggatttgttagtctagtatttcattaggaaaaaaatttaaattatatcatTTAGGGTTTCTCtctaacaaaaatattatttaattcaaaatatatacacattACATTGCATGTTGTGAAAGTGATTTGTAAAATTTAGTAatcattcttatttttttagtttaaaactcatcatgagaatgtgtttataaatctatatattgacAAGTGcctaaaatgtattaaatattattcaacACTAAAGccagaacaaaaaaatgtacttttgtcgtttttattgttcatatattacagtttaaatttttttttctttagtatcattaaaattaatcttcaaaaaacataattaacagCAGATATTAGGAAGATATTTTAAACCAAAATGACAAGAAAATAAGATTTTGACTTGAATGTAACTTACTGAGTGAATTTCCTTCTATTAAACATTTGATTCTTTGACCAGCTTCTTCCACAACATCCCCAGATGGCTGGTTAGTAGAGACTTCTTTACTGGCTGTTTCATCAGTCACAATGGCCTAAGTTAAAACAGTAAATAACTTTCAGATGTGCAAATGTTTAGAGTTTATTGAATACAGGTATTTTAGACAACAAAAAGTTATAATGACCTTATTTCTAGGTTTAAACTCAGGGATAGGAACTTCCGATAAAATAGACAAGACATTATTTCTATCCAAGTCCTgcaagagaaaataaaaaaaagaacattaggcacactagtaaagaaaaaaaaagatacaaaaaataataaagtactCAGCAGAAAGTAAAACTAAGTACAGATTGTAACTTCTAAATAATGCTCATTTTACAAACTTTCTACTGTATTAATAGCTATAGAGTAAAAGACTTTAATAGTGAAGGTATCAACCTCAGGTGTCCACTTGACCATGAACACATCAGCATAGAGCCTGGCAGTGgtgataacaaacaacatgtGCCTGTgtaagaatggagaaaggatGGTTAACAAACAACACCAGGTCACATCAACAACATTTTCAATATTTGGAAGCATGAAACTAGTTTCATTAAACTTTAATAGTGGgttgagatttattttttttgtgacaagtataaaagaaatatacTGTTAAGTAAGTAACTATTAAGTTATAATTTTCCACAAGGGGGCAACTTACTTGAGATTgctaaagggaaacaaattaagaattacagaaataacAATCTTAAGGGTCATTAAAtattaactataaagaaattgTAAACTTACATTTCATCACTTGGATCAAACTTCAATGGTCTTGGTGGTCTTTTAGGTGCAGCCCAAAATAAACCTATAAAatcaaaaatgtcatttttagaCAGTGTGCAGTTCATTTCTAATTGAAAAACAGGTCaagtgattatttttaaacagacatatttttttttatattatagaattccgtactttaaaaaaagatcaacCTTTGTTCAattataaacaaggttacaaagacagtttatgtggaaacTCAAGCTCAAAATCTGCCCCCAAAGTGGTgaacccaggcaggtaaaaaggcaggtatcaatattttcagaaagagcatcagaattaaattcaataaaagacaaatgacagagaagaatggagaaagaaggttgacagatcttgtgtggtgccctagcggtccagcaaaccaaaggataggggaaagtgaatgtgatgttaaatatgaacctggcctaactgatttcttataatgaatatctaattatctaattgctttgtaaatggtcaatctctaatgcctcaaaaaaaattaaaatttcctttagttaagtgttctataACCGTAGTCAAGAGCGTTGTAATTGTTATAGTCgtatgaaaaattacttattaattgttgttttaaattatgtccaacttatacaattatactaaatagatacatgcatactaaatagatttcttctcttggaaaaaaaaaaattattttttttcgtgtaaatgtagtagttagtatgacagaacttacttaatttagcaatacaaatgtaaaacaagaatttttttgaaaaaaaatcaaaaaccatttgcataaatgtgttcaaatatggcaaatagtcatctcccctactaaagagcctccagtgtttgttactataaatagtgaatagttgtaaaagtggtgtatttttaaaaaaaaactgcttgcagaagtgatttaaaaaattagatttttcgcttttagaaaggaaaaaaatagccgttgcatcggaactttgaatggactaaaatattatgatgtcggattttctttatcttttctagtttacgagatctaaacgggacggacagacatatttcacacaaaactaatagcctcttttcccctttcgggggccgctaataaagtAATTAGTAAGTTGCTTACTTCCATCTTCCATTTTCTTGTCCAAAGGGAATGCATGCAGAAGTTCTTTAGCCTGTTGATAAAACATAAGACTAGTAATTCCTCAGTACATGCAaactataacaacaacaacctaGAAGTCAATAAAATTCATCATTTACCTTGTGGTTAAAATAGGATTCAAATCGGGATCGAGCCAAAGCAAGACATGCTGCCCAAGATGTAGGTCGTGTGGCTAACATTTTACTGACTTTAACAGCACCATCAATGGACACACCAGAAGCAAGTCGCTGTTACAAAGATATATTGCTAATAGTAAAATAATGTCGCTGTTGCGAGATATATtgctaataaataataaaataactttGTTAGCAGCATAAATGACAAATACCTAGGTAGAAATAGTCTTTTTAACAAGCTTCTATTCATATAAATAACTATCCTGCATAAAGGCTATAGCAACCCTTTTTAATACTGGTACTATTTATAATAGTTCTAATATATTAAGATTAGGTCAACAGAGCATTAGAATATTAAGCTAAAGGTTCTGAGTTTGAATTTGATGGAAACATCAGATTTTAAATCTGGGCTTTAGGCAGTTCCTACAAACTACCAtaggaatattttttaataatattttttaaactaatgatTAAAAACTACAGGATGGATGCCTTGTCAAATGGCATGATTCCAAGTTCAAACCCTAGCCGCCATTATTAGGTTTGGGTTCTAAtataatcttcatttttgaagtagCATTTCAatcagataaaaataaaaaccagtTATTAgacaaaagtttaaataaatgttcTCTGTGTCACATGTATTaacaataaagagaaaaaaagaagctCCAAACCTGAGCGACATCCATCATGTCTGAATTTGTTTCAATAAACTTATTGAATAGTTGAGCATTTTGGACGAAGCACTCttcaaactaaaaaattaaaaaaagaattagctTTGTATTAATTAAAAGTATGTAAAAATGGTAAGTAAACCCTTTAGTGTTAATAAGAACTTAACAATATAcacatttaaattatttgtacAATACCTTGTCTCTAAAATGAATATTCAACTAATGGTTGGTACATTGTTAATGCTTTTAACACAAATTTATGCACAAAATCTATCTTTAAAGCTACTGTTACACAAAAAGTATAGTCTCTGCTATTAATGTTACACACATTTCAAGTACAATACCTTGTCTCTGGCCCACTGTATACAGTGCTCCAATGTGGCAGGAAAGGATTTTATTGTACAATAAGGAAAATCTTCATCTTTTGGATCTTGCTAAAATgttaagtaaaaacaaatattaaaaattcatatctatcaaATAAACTCTTGTAAATTAACAAACTACTAGAAACCTACTTCATAAATTCAGAAAGATAAAGAAGAACATATGTACAATTTTacaggaatttaaaaaatgctgaTGAGTCAAACTTGACAAATGAAATGCACAAACATGCATTGAAAATGTTTCAACTATTTCATGTAACTAATTAACTGAGTTTAGCTACAAAATAACTCTAAATCTGGGAACTACCTGACTTGTGTAGGACTCTGTAATGTGTGGAACAATCACTTGCACATGACCTTTGGTACCCATGGTACCAGACTCCATGAGAGGTTTTTGGTTCGTAACACAGCGTCTGTTTGGTACAAATGAATTACAACTTCAGTACCTTTCTCAGAGATTCAAATAAAAGAGATGGATGGAGTTCTAATACCTaattcaaaacaaataaaaaaaattcatcttcTCATATGGTTTACTTATGTACATTGTGGCCAGAGCAATGACTGACTTCCTCATAAGACGTTACCTGGAGTctggaaatttttttaaaagcaggtAATAAATAATTCCTCAGCTTATGTAATTGTGGGGTGGTTTATAAGTGTACCCTATGGCCAGAACAATAAGCACTTGCTACAATGTCcccaaaaaaaagacaaatgatgTCTGGAAACATCCAGATGTGACCCATTGTTTTTTAGGTAAAGCAACCAGGCACAGATGTATGATCCAACATTTCTTCTAAATCAAATCAATGACAACTTTGAAAGTAAGCACTACAGaccatttaaataaaactaaattcaaCAGCACAAACTAAGATATGTACAAACAATCACTGGAGAAGAAtgatttttaaagaataaatacTTCTCTGCCTACCCATCCATATAGCGCCTGGCTTCAACATTGTCTAATGCATTAACAATGATATCCTGACTATCAAAAAAAGCATCTGTGTAAATAGTGTCTTCTGTCTGAGGTCCAACTGTCAACAAGAAAGACATTATGCACATTTAAACATGGTTGACATGTTTAAGTAAAGAGAATACaaacatgtttaattaaaaaatatctaattaGTTCACAGTGAATAACAAAATGTGTTTTACCTTTATGTTGCTGAGCTTCTATTTTTATATCTGagacaaaaacaattagattcattacactaacaagaaaaaaaaaagttgaaaaaaaaaaaaaaaaaaaaaaaaaaaaaagcttatattaagtgtaagtgtatcaattagtcatGTAACTATATTTATGATTGACCTAGACATTTAAACTTGtgcaatagaaatatttttaccaattgtttttgtttagctattagctttctcaatgcgctatgatcctatcacttgtatgAGGACCAGTTGTGAGgtggagggaagaagggggtatcttggtgaatgtttacatgatcattttttaaatgcataccaaaaaatgttcactcaggtcTCAAGATTCCTTAAGGGGACTATTTTTACTTATACCACTACATCTGttaagtatgatttctttctctagttcaatataccaaacaaaataattaattacaatagttaattaactaattggttaaattttttttaattcttgtgttgtcaggtaaaagaaataattgtgcaaaatttcaatttaatCCGAGATTGcgtgtggaagaaataaagtgtacaaatgttttaccagacagactgacagagtcagttgataaaagctttgtaaaaatattagaTCATCTTGATTTAAAACTATGAATAAATATGTTGTTCATATAATGCGgcgcattttttatt is a genomic window containing:
- the LOC106078517 gene encoding dynein light chain Tctex-type 5-like isoform X1 is translated as MSQEPDASDKDFLMIRYLSDNVVVPDLRKETTGDRDDQEDDVEDDDDTLFNLNQNLGKDKTNCHTSIEEHVVFLNERSKSSTTMVRRHSSMTRKKQFMENTYRMEPKPGQYFIWWKVRNAINKLLTPVFDNLKYDAKIAPTLCKTISSKCVSLIRRRFDYPRYRFVCHVTLVQLRRQGIIISDRSLWNTAVDNYAVCLFKNRTAVCVVTLHGIYME
- the LOC106078517 gene encoding uncharacterized protein LOC106078517 isoform X2; protein product: MSQEPDASDKDFLMIRYLSDNVVVPDLRKETTGDRDDQEDDVEDDDDTLFNLNQNLGKDKTNCHTSIEEHVVFLNERSKSSTTMVRRHSSMTRKKQFMENTYRMEPKPGQYFIWWKIRRRFDYPRYRFVCHVTLVQLRRQGIIISDRSLWNTAVDNYAVCLFKNRTAVCVVTLHGIYME
- the LOC106078516 gene encoding ubiquitin-like modifier-activating enzyme 6 isoform X1, translated to MASEQMEIDDSLYSRQRYVLGDAAMRRMASSSVLVYGLSGLGVEIAKNIILAGVKSITLQDPKSTQLSDLGTQFFLREHNAEQSTNRAEACFPHLAELNPYVTIETSTEPLTDSTDLSYLKKFQCVILTECTLSLQIKVNNFCRASTPQIKFLSSDVYGIVATVFADFGESFEIFDATGEESKDVFVSDITKSNPGVVSCLENRFHGLENGDVVTFREVRGMTAVNGQQFTVKVINPYTFSICDTSGPNFEPYVDGGIFTQVKVPVKKNFDSLEHQLIEPNLLIPDLCKFDAPIQLHIAYLALNKYLETFASLPKPWNEADAVQFLNVAKTVKESLKTNVDSLDEKLMLIVSHCCQGCFSPLNAIFGGVVAQEALKALTGKFTPLHQWLYMDAIEVVPVCESQDFDQFLPRGDRYDLLRLCIGDKSCQILANTKLFMVGCGAIGCEMLKNYALLGISTGAGKITITDNDLIEKSNLNRQFLFRSCHIQKPKSTTAAHAALEINKDIKIEAQQHKVGPQTEDTIYTDAFFDSQDIIVNALDNVEARRYMDGRCVTNQKPLMESGTMGTKGHVQVIVPHITESYTSQQDPKDEDFPYCTIKSFPATLEHCIQWARDKFEECFVQNAQLFNKFIETNSDMMDVAQRLASGVSIDGAVKVSKMLATRPTSWAACLALARSRFESYFNHKAKELLHAFPLDKKMEDGSLFWAAPKRPPRPLKFDPSDEMHMLFVITTARLYADVFMVKWTPEDLDRNNVLSILSEVPIPEFKPRNKAIVTDETASKEVSTNQPSGDVVEEAGQRIKCLIEGNSLNTSSLTPLEFEKDNDSNGHIDFITSTTNLRAQMYGIAIGDRFKIKKIAGRIVPAIATTTATVSGLVTVEMIKVLQHMPLEKLKNCFLNLALPVILLSEPGPVVRTVLREGLSVTIWDKWEIRGSENFTLQNFIDQCKEKFGFEASSIVQGVKIIYMPFMPGHNKKLPMQMTKLLKPVADQQYVDLVVSFDGDDGEDVPGPPVRYYF
- the LOC106078516 gene encoding ubiquitin-like modifier-activating enzyme 6 isoform X2: MASEQMEIDDSLYSRQRYVLGDAAMRRMASSSVLVYGLSGLGVEIAKNIILAGVKSITLQDPKSTQLSDLGTQFFLREHNAEQSTNRAEACFPHLAELNPYVTIETSTEPLTDSTDLSYLKKFQCVILTECTLSLQIKVNNFCRASTPQIKFLSSDVYGIVATVFADFGESFEIFDATGEESKDVFVSDITKSNPGVVSCLENRFHGLENGDVVTFREVRGMTAVNGQQFTVKVINPYTFSICDTSGPNFEPYVDGGIFTQVKVPVKKNFDSLEHQLIEPNLLIPDLCKFDAPIQLHIAYLALNKYLETFASLPKPWNEADAVQFLNVAKTVKESLKTNVDSLDEKLMLIVSHCCQGCFSPLNAIFGGVVAQEALKALTGKFTPLHQWLYMDAIEVVPVCESQDFDQFLPRGDRYDLLRLCIGDKSCQILANTKLFMVGCGAIGCEMLKNYALLGISTGAGKITITDNDLIEKSNLNRQFLFRSCHIQKPKSTTAAHAALEINKDIKIEAQQHKVGPQTEDTIYTDAFFDSQDIIVNALDNVEARRYMDGRCVTNQKPLMESGTMGTKGHVQVIVPHITESYTSQQDPKDEDFPYCTIKSFPATLEHCIQWARDKFEECFVQNAQLFNKFIETNSDMMDVAQRLASGVSIDGAVKVSKMLATRPTSWAACLALARSRFESYFNHKAKELLHAFPLDKKMEDGSLFWAAPKRPPRPLKFDPSDEMHMLFVITTARLYADVFMVKWTPEDLDRNNVLSILSEVPIPEFKPRNKAIVTDETASKEVSTNQPSGDVVEEAGQRIKCLIEGNSLNTSSLTPLEFEKDNDSNGHIDFITSTTNLRAQMYGIAIGDRFKIKKIAGRIVPAIATTTATVSGLVTVEMIKVLQHMPLEKLKNCFLNLALPVILLSEPGPVVRTVLREGLSVTIWDKWEIRGSENFTLQNFIDQCKKFGFEASSIVQGVKIIYMPFMPGHNKKLPMQMTKLLKPVADQQYVDLVVSFDGDDGEDVPGPPVRYYF